The Corynebacterium occultum sequence TCAGGGTGGCCACCAGGATCACCGGGATCGCCGCGAAGGCCACCAGGGCCAGGGGAGCGTCGGTGTAGAGCAGCATGGCGATGATGCCGGCCAAGGTGGCCAGCGCCACGATGGCCTCCGCCAGGCCGGTCTGCAGGAAGGAACTCAGGTTGTCGATGTCGGTGGTCATCCGGGTGAGGATGCGTCCCGACATGGTCGACTCGTAATAGCTCATGGACAGGCGTTGCAGGTGTGCGAAGCTGCGCAGCCGCAACCCGAAGAGGAGACGCTCACCGGTGCGTGCGGTCAGCAGGGTACGCAGCCAGGCTGACACCCATCCCACCGCAACCACCATCAGGCCGACCCCGGCCACCACCCACAGTGCGCCGGCGTCCTGTTCATTCACGCCGCGGTCCACCGCCAGGCGCATCAGGGTGGGGAAGGCCAGGCCGGTGGCCACTCCCAGGGCCAGCAGGACGACCACCCCGGCCAGCAGCCACTTCACCCGTTTGAAGAGGACCCCGACGCGGAAGGGGCTGGTGTCGGAACGGACGCGGGCGGCATCGAGATGGGGCTGCTCGGTGGCGCCGGGCAGGGCGTCGATACGCTTGGCCAGCTGCCCGGTGGGGGCATCCGGATCCACCCACTCCACCTCGGGGAAGAGATCCCGTTCCGGGGCCTGCGAAGTGGTACGGGTGGCGGGGTCAAAGAGACGGGCGAAACGGGGATTGTCCTCCACCTCGGCCAGGGTGCCCGCCGCCACGGCGCGGCCCTCCTCCAGAACCATGACCCGGTCCGCCAGCCGGAGGGTGGAACTGCGGTGGGCGATGGCGATGACGGTGACATCGGCCAGGGTGCGCCGCAGGTTGGCGTTGATCAGGGCCTCGGTCCGGGCGTCGATGGCGGAGGTGGCGTCATCGAGAATGAGGATCCGGGGTCGGACCAGCAGGGCGCGGGCCAGGGCGATGCGCTGACGCTGCCCACCGGACAGGGTCAACCCCCGCTCACCGATGACGGTGTCATAGCCCTCCTCCAGCTCATCGATGAATTCTGCGGCGCAGGCCAGGCGGGCGGCCGCCACGACCTCCTCATCACTGACCTGGGCACCCATCGCGATATTGTCCCGGATGCTCGTCGAGTAGAGGAAGGGTTCATCAAAGACACAGATCAACGCGCGGCGTAGCTCATCCCGGGTGATCTCCTCATAGTCCACGCTGCCCACCGCCGAGGTGAGCAGGATCCGGCCGGCATCCGGCTCATGGAAACCACCGATCAGCTGCACCGCCAGGGATTTACCGGAACCGGCCGGACCCACCACACCCAGGGTTTCACCCGGCGCGACCTCAAGGTCCAGGCCCTGGATCACCCGTCGTTCCGGGGTGGTGAACTCGACCTTTTCCAGGCGGAGGCCGAGGGGTCCTTCGGGTATGGCCGTGGGGTGGTCCGGTTCGTGGTGGGAGGGTTCGGCCTCGATGAGTTCGGCGATGCGGTCGACGGAGGCCAGGCCGATCTGGAAGCGGACCACCATGCCGGAGAGCATGCGGGTGATGGCGGTGAGCTGGGTGAGGTAGATGGAGAAGGCGAAGAAGGTGCCCACCGTGATCTGTCCCTGGATGGCCAGCCAGCCGCCCAGGATGACGTTGACCACCATGGCGATCTGGGGCAGTTCCTCGAGCAGGGGTTGGAAGCGGGCGTTGAGTCGGGCGGAACGCATCCGGCGGGCGTAGAGGCTGCGGGAGTGTTCTTCCAGGGTGTCGGTTTCGCGTTCCTCCTGGGCGAAAGCCTTGACCACGCGGACACCGGCGACGTTTTGTTCGACGTGGGTGGCCAGGTCGCTGGCGGATTGTTGGGCGTCCCAGGAGGCGGCGTAGAGCTGGCCGCGGGCGCGGGCGGCAACCACCCCGATGACCGGGAGGAAGGCGAGGGCCATCAGGGTCAGCCAGGGGCTGATGGTGGCCATGATGATGACGATGAACACCAGTTTGGCGAGGCTGCCGACCGCCAGGGGCAGCATGGCGAGCAGGCGTTGGACCTGGCCGAGGTCGCTGATGGAGCGGGAAACCACCTGGCCGGTGC is a genomic window containing:
- a CDS encoding ABC transporter ATP-binding protein, whose product is MNKGLKQLGQALQRKRAITLLALLTTLGVVAFELAIPLLTRDAVDVAVGDSDGGLAATLLPELAPLSAIITVLAIVALARFVAQFGRRFTAGKLSIDIQHLLRMDVLDSLQSLDGPAQDRLSTGQVVSRSISDLGQVQRLLAMLPLAVGSLAKLVFIVIIMATISPWLTLMALAFLPVIGVVAARARGQLYAASWDAQQSASDLATHVEQNVAGVRVVKAFAQEERETDTLEEHSRSLYARRMRSARLNARFQPLLEELPQIAMVVNVILGGWLAIQGQITVGTFFAFSIYLTQLTAITRMLSGMVVRFQIGLASVDRIAELIEAEPSHHEPDHPTAIPEGPLGLRLEKVEFTTPERRVIQGLDLEVAPGETLGVVGPAGSGKSLAVQLIGGFHEPDAGRILLTSAVGSVDYEEITRDELRRALICVFDEPFLYSTSIRDNIAMGAQVSDEEVVAAARLACAAEFIDELEEGYDTVIGERGLTLSGGQRQRIALARALLVRPRILILDDATSAIDARTEALINANLRRTLADVTVIAIAHRSSTLRLADRVMVLEEGRAVAAGTLAEVEDNPRFARLFDPATRTTSQAPERDLFPEVEWVDPDAPTGQLAKRIDALPGATEQPHLDAARVRSDTSPFRVGVLFKRVKWLLAGVVVLLALGVATGLAFPTLMRLAVDRGVNEQDAGALWVVAGVGLMVVAVGWVSAWLRTLLTARTGERLLFGLRLRSFAHLQRLSMSYYESTMSGRILTRMTTDIDNLSSFLQTGLAEAIVALATLAGIIAMLLYTDAPLALVAFAAIPVILVATLIFRRISSRLYRRAREQVSQVNSSFAEAINGLRTSQMHNMTAVTRDRLETESGEYRRLRVRSQTAVSIYFPGIGAVSELAQAAVLGVGALHVARGEISTGVLIAFVMYLSQLFGPLQQLGQIFDSYQQASVGLQRIQELLAEEPAVADDGTTPGADRAAGKEIGFENVSFAYTEGGTEVARELNTRLAPGSTVALVGPTGAGKSTVVKLLSRFYDPQEGSVTAGGTDLRGFPLQQWRAAIGSVPQESHLFPGTVAENIAYGRPGASREEIIAAVRRVGALEALSLLPDALNHRVGERGQGLSSGQRQLIALARAELIEPRLLLLDEATATLDPATEATVLDASAAVTRGRTSVIVAHRLATAARADRILVIDHGRIIEDGSHLTLLSYGGMYAAMWNSQ